The Lichenihabitans psoromatis genomic interval CTGGCTTGCAGGCATCATCCAGTGTACTGCCCGGCTCGATATGGTGGAATAGACGCGGACGACGAGATACGAAATAACGGTTCTGCCATCAAATCGCCGTTCCGAATCAGGTTATGCGGGCGGAGGTCGGTCTCGAAAGCCCGACGGTGGCTCTGTATCGTTGTGAAGTCGGTCAGCGGATATCAACAGGGATACGGTTGCGCATGGCGTCTTTTCGCAAGCTCTGGCCGACGGCGATCGCTGCATATTGTCTGGTGGTGTCGACCCTCGTGGCCTCTGCGTCTGCGCCGAGCTTAGTGGTTGATGCCGATTCGGGTCAGGTTCTCTACCAAGATGCCGCAACGGCGCCATGGTATCCCGCATCCCTCACCAAGTTGATGACCGTCTATGTTGCGCTCAGCGCCGTGCGGGAAGGGCGGATTACGCTCGATACACCTTTGATGGTGTCGGCCCGCGCCGCCGTTATGCCGCCCTCAAAGATGGGGTTCCGGCCCGGCACGCTGGTGACGCTCGATAACGCACTCAAGATGTTGATGGTGAAATCGCCCAACGATGTCGCGGTGACAATCGCCGAAGGTGTTTCGGGGTCGGTGGAAGCCTTTGCGGACGACATGAACGTTTATGGTGCGCGGCTGGGGCTTCATGAGTCGCATTTCGTCAACCCGAACGGGCTTCCCGACGATCGCCACATGAGCTCAGCACGCGACATGGCAATTATCGCGCGCGCCTTATTGCACGACTTTCCGGAGGAACGGGGCCTCTTCAGCATCGGCGTGCTCGCCTTCGGCAATCAGCTGATCAACAATCACAATGGCTTGCTGGGCCGCTACCCCGGCGTCGACGGGATGAAGACCGGCTATACCTGCGCGGCGGGCTACAACATCGTGGCGAGCGCCGACCGAAATGGCCGACACCTAATCACGGTTGTCATGGGAGCGCCGTCCAACGGCACACGCAACGAGAAGGTGGCGGCGTTGTTCGATCGCTTCTTCGCCGGCGCTCAAGCCAATTACGGCACGCTCGATAGCCTGCCGAGCAGTAGCGCCAACACGCCCCCGAATATGCGGGACACGATGTGCGGCCGCGGCCGTCGCGCCGCTATCGCGGAGGCGGAGGGCGAGGATCTCGTGCCGACCCCGGGTGCAGCGCCCGACCAGGGTGTGGGCTCGCATCTCTCGCCGACCCGTGTCGCCTTCGAGCCCGTCCGCGTCACCATCGGACCGGTTGCGGGCTGGACGGGCCGCATCGCGCAGGCCGTCGGCAGTGGCGCCAAAGAAATAGCGGCGCCGGTCAAGACCGCCACGACCGATGCCGTCGGCACACCTGTCGGGCCGAGCCCCGTCTCTGGCCAGACCGGAACCGCAGGGGGGGCGATCGAGGCTGCAGCGCCGGCTCCGATGGCGCTTTTGGGCGCGGCGCCGCTGGCGCCGGCCGCTCTGGCGGCCAAGCGCTTCGTTCATGCGACGCCGAGCCTTGGGTTGCGGGTCGGCGGACGTCGCGCGGGAAAGACCAAATTCGCGACCGAGGAGGCCAAGCCGAAAGCGCAGGCTGTCGCCAATGCGAGCGCGACCGAAACCACGCCGCCGGAGCGCCCGAAACATAAGGGCGACGCGACGCGGAAAACCGCCGTGTTCAAGACGAAACCGGCCAAGCCGGTAAAGGCGGTCAAAGCGACGAAGCCAGCCACGAAGCAAGCGCATGAGACCGCCAAGAAGAAGACGGCCGCGAAACACTGATCGATTTGCTTCGTCGCGCCCGGCAACAAGGATGAGCCGCATGAGTTCCGAGGCCGCCGCGACGTCGGTCGCTGCTCCAAGCGCCGTGCGCCCCTCGCGCCGCGGCGCACCAGAGCCTCTCCCGATCACCGTGCTGACCGGGTTTCTCGGCGCTGGTAAAACCACCTTGCTCAACCGGCTCGTTCAATCGCCGGAGCTTTCGAATGCCGTCGTGATCATCAACGAATTTGGTGAGATCCCGATCGATCACCTTCTCGTCGAGCGATCCGAAGGCGGCTTGCTGACCTTGTCGTCCGGCTGTGTCTGCTGCACGGCCCGGGGCGATATGATCGCCACGCTCGAAGATCTGCTTCGCCGCCGCGACAACGATCGCATGCCGCCCTTCGACCGCGTCGTGATCGAAACCACGGGACTGGCCGAGCCTGCGCCCGTGCTCAACGCAATCGTGATGCACCCCTATCTGATGCTGCGTTACCGCATCGACGGCGTGATCACGTTGGTCGATGCGGTGCACGGAGCCGCGACCCTCGACGCACATGTCGAAGCGGTCAAACAGGCCGCCATCGCGGATTGCCTCGTCTTGACCAAGACCGACCTCTGCGGCGGGGATGCGGCTGGTCTCGCGTCGCTGCGACGGCGCTTGGTCGCCCTCAATCCCTTGGCGACGCAGCTTGATGCTGCCGCCGGCGAGGCGACGGTTGCGGCATTGCTGTCCGCCAGCTTGTTCCGGAACGCTGCCGTGCTGGGGTCCGAGACCGAGATGCCGGAGCATCACCATGGTCATCACGGCCACGACCATGCTGATCATGACCATGCTGCTCACGACCATGCTGATCACGATCACACCGGCCATGATCATTCCCGCCACGACGATCACATCGCGTCCTTCTGCTTGACGGCGGAAGCGCCGTTGCTGCCGGCGCCTTTCGACATGTTCGTGGATCTGCTCCGCTCGACTTACGGCGCATCGCTGTTGCGGGTGAAGGGGCTCGCGGCCGTCGCCGACGACCCGACCCGCCCGCTTTTGATCCAGGGTGTTCAGCATATGTTCCATCTGCCGCGCCGGCTCGCCGCGTGGCCGGATGAGGATCATCGGACGCGGCTTGTGGTCATCGGCCAGGATCTCGATCGCGCCGCGGTCGAGCGTCTCTGGCAAGCCTTCTTCGCCGGGCCGGGGATCGACCGGCCTGATGCGGCTGCCCTGTCGATTCCGATGGGTTCGGGTGGCCGGGGTTTGTTCTAGCCCCGGATCCGGTGCAAAGTCGGCGCAACAACGCGCAGCGAGGGGAGGCGGGGCTTGGGTGTTTTCGAGCGGATCGGAAGTGAACTGACGTTCCTGCGAGGGCTCGTTCGCACGCTCCGCCGAACCATGCCGGTCGCCCGGAACAAGACCCATACGCTCGGAGACCTGATCGAAGAGCTGGCGGTCAGGTTTGGCGATCGTCTTGCCCTGACGGACGATACGGAGAGCCTGACCTATGTAGGCCTGAACGCGCGCGCCAATCTCTATGCCCGATGGGCCCTCCACCACGGGATCCGCAAAGGCGACGTCGTCG includes:
- a CDS encoding CobW family GTP-binding protein, giving the protein MSSEAAATSVAAPSAVRPSRRGAPEPLPITVLTGFLGAGKTTLLNRLVQSPELSNAVVIINEFGEIPIDHLLVERSEGGLLTLSSGCVCCTARGDMIATLEDLLRRRDNDRMPPFDRVVIETTGLAEPAPVLNAIVMHPYLMLRYRIDGVITLVDAVHGAATLDAHVEAVKQAAIADCLVLTKTDLCGGDAAGLASLRRRLVALNPLATQLDAAAGEATVAALLSASLFRNAAVLGSETEMPEHHHGHHGHDHADHDHAAHDHADHDHTGHDHSRHDDHIASFCLTAEAPLLPAPFDMFVDLLRSTYGASLLRVKGLAAVADDPTRPLLIQGVQHMFHLPRRLAAWPDEDHRTRLVVIGQDLDRAAVERLWQAFFAGPGIDRPDAAALSIPMGSGGRGLF
- a CDS encoding serine hydrolase — protein: MASFRKLWPTAIAAYCLVVSTLVASASAPSLVVDADSGQVLYQDAATAPWYPASLTKLMTVYVALSAVREGRITLDTPLMVSARAAVMPPSKMGFRPGTLVTLDNALKMLMVKSPNDVAVTIAEGVSGSVEAFADDMNVYGARLGLHESHFVNPNGLPDDRHMSSARDMAIIARALLHDFPEERGLFSIGVLAFGNQLINNHNGLLGRYPGVDGMKTGYTCAAGYNIVASADRNGRHLITVVMGAPSNGTRNEKVAALFDRFFAGAQANYGTLDSLPSSSANTPPNMRDTMCGRGRRAAIAEAEGEDLVPTPGAAPDQGVGSHLSPTRVAFEPVRVTIGPVAGWTGRIAQAVGSGAKEIAAPVKTATTDAVGTPVGPSPVSGQTGTAGGAIEAAAPAPMALLGAAPLAPAALAAKRFVHATPSLGLRVGGRRAGKTKFATEEAKPKAQAVANASATETTPPERPKHKGDATRKTAVFKTKPAKPVKAVKATKPATKQAHETAKKKTAAKH